In Candidatus Auribacterota bacterium, the DNA window GAATTTTGTTGCGCCCCGTGCGGCTGCAGTGGATCAGCAGCCCCTCTCAACCGATCCCGATCAGATCCACGACATCGAGCATGCCGACCGGCATGCCCCTCGGGTTCACCACGGGCAGCTCATCGATCTTGCGCTTTTTCGGGTTCTCGCCCCTCATGACGCGGAGTGCCTCGACGGCGAGTCTGTCGGGGCTTATGGTGATCGGGCTGTGGATCATGAATTCCCTGATCAGGCGCATTGATACGTCCGTCTGTGTCTCGATCGCGCGGCGGAGATCTCCATCGGTGAAGATGCCCACCAGCTTCCCCGCGCGGTCAACGACTGCGGCGGCTCCTGCGCGGGCATTGGTGATCGCGAGGAGCACCTCCTTTATCCGCATATCCTCCCTGACGATCGGATTGGCCTTGCCGGTACGCATTACGTCCTTCACCTTGAGGAGCGCGCGGCCCAACTCCCCCCCCGGATGGTAGAGTGCGAACTCCTCCGGTTTGAGTTTCTTCTTCTGGATCAGGGCGACGGCGAGGGCGTCTCCCATCGCGAGCATCGCGGTGGTGCTCGCCGTGGGCGCCAGCCCGAGGGGGCAGGCCTCGCGCTCAACAGCGACGTTGAGGATGATATCGCTGTGCGCGGCGAGTGTGGACCGCGGATTGCCCGTCATACAGATCATAAATGCCCCGATCTTTTTCACCACGGGTATGAGCCTGAGCATCTCTTCGGTTTCGCCGCTGGATGAGAGGGACAACACCACGTCGCTCCTGGTGACCATTCCCAGATCTCCATGAACCGCCTCGGCCGGGTGGAGGGAGAGTGAGGGGACGCCGATGCTCGCGAGCGTTGCCTGTATCTTGCGGCCAATGATACCCGGCTTGCCCATCCCGCACACGATCACCCGGCCCGCGCATTCGTAGATCGCCTCAACGGCCCGGTCAAAGTCCCTGTTCAGCTTCTTGCCGAGGGCGCGTATCGCCGCCGCCTCGATTTTGAAAACATCCTTCGCAATCCTACGGTGTGACGATGTGCTCATAGTCATCCTGCTTCACGGTTTCACCACGGAGGGCACGGAGAAGAGGAAAGACATTGAGCAACCACTAGAAAATAATTACTACAGCATAGTGGCTGGCCCTTCAATGTCTTCGGTGGTTCAAAATCTCCGTGTGCTCCGTGCCTCCGTGGTAGATGGTTATGAATCGGCGCGTTTCACGACCCGGTCGATTTCAACACACTCCCTGAGCAGCGCCGCAAGCTCTCCCAGCGCGATCTGGTTGGGGCCGTCGCAGCGCGCGCTGTCCGGCCGGGGGTGGACCTCGAGGAAGAGACCGTCGCAGCCGGCGGCAACCGCGGCCCTGGACAGAGCGGGCACGAACTCCCTCTGGCCGCCGGTGCTCGTACCGAGGCCACCGGGGAGCTGGACGCTGTGGGTCGCGTCGAAGACCACCGGGTATCCGTAGCTGCGCATGATGGGGAGCGCGCGCATATCGCTCACGAGATTATTGTAGCCGAAGCAGCTCCCCCTTTCAGTGAGCAGGAGGCCCGTTCCGCCGAACGCCTCGAACTTTCCTATGATGTTGGCGACATCCCATGGAGCGATGAATTGACCCTTTTTCACGTTCACCACGCGGCCGGAGCGGCACACCGCCTCGAGCAGATCCGTCTGTCTGCAGAGGAACGCGGGGACCTGGAGGACATCGGCAACCGCCGCGGCCGGCATGACCTGATCCACCGCGTGCACATCGATCAGCAGGGGGAGGCGTAGATCAGCATTGACCCTGCGCAGTATCTCGATTCCCCGCTCCAGCCCGGGGCCTCGATAGGCATCGCGCGAGCTCCGGTTGGCCTTGTCGTATGAGTTCTTGAATATGAGGGGAATCCCGGCTGATTCGCAGATCTCCTTCAAGCCCTGTCCCACTTCCCGCAGGAGCGCTTCGCTCTCGATCACGCAGGGTCCTGCGATCAGCGCGAGTGGAAGGTCCCCGCCGATTTTTACCCCTTTGATGGCGATTACACGTGGTTTCATTTCATCTCCAGCAATTTTCTCACCCGCTCCAGGTCTTCCGGGGTGTCGACGCCGATCGAATCATACGGTGTCTCCAGGACGCGGATGCTCACCCCGTGCTCAAGTATCCGGAGCTGCTCGAGCTTTTCCCGGAGCTCGAGCTCGGTCTGGGGCCAGCGCGTGAAGCGAAGGAGGAACTCTTTGCGGTACGCATAGAGCCCGATGTGCTTCAGGGAACATCCATTCCCGCGTGCGTCATCGCGCGTGTAGGGGATGCGCGCCCGGGAGAAGTAGAGGGCGTTGCCCTGGAGATCTCTCACCACCTTG includes these proteins:
- a CDS encoding KpsF/GutQ family sugar-phosphate isomerase, with the protein product MSTSSHRRIAKDVFKIEAAAIRALGKKLNRDFDRAVEAIYECAGRVIVCGMGKPGIIGRKIQATLASIGVPSLSLHPAEAVHGDLGMVTRSDVVLSLSSSGETEEMLRLIPVVKKIGAFMICMTGNPRSTLAAHSDIILNVAVEREACPLGLAPTASTTAMLAMGDALAVALIQKKKLKPEEFALYHPGGELGRALLKVKDVMRTGKANPIVREDMRIKEVLLAITNARAGAAAVVDRAGKLVGIFTDGDLRRAIETQTDVSMRLIREFMIHSPITISPDRLAVEALRVMRGENPKKRKIDELPVVNPRGMPVGMLDVVDLIGIG
- the kdsA gene encoding 3-deoxy-8-phosphooctulonate synthase; amino-acid sequence: MKPRVIAIKGVKIGGDLPLALIAGPCVIESEALLREVGQGLKEICESAGIPLIFKNSYDKANRSSRDAYRGPGLERGIEILRRVNADLRLPLLIDVHAVDQVMPAAAVADVLQVPAFLCRQTDLLEAVCRSGRVVNVKKGQFIAPWDVANIIGKFEAFGGTGLLLTERGSCFGYNNLVSDMRALPIMRSYGYPVVFDATHSVQLPGGLGTSTGGQREFVPALSRAAVAAGCDGLFLEVHPRPDSARCDGPNQIALGELAALLRECVEIDRVVKRADS